A single window of Larimichthys crocea isolate SSNF chromosome XII, L_crocea_2.0, whole genome shotgun sequence DNA harbors:
- the plbd1a gene encoding phospholipase B-like 1 yields the protein MHLRSMLLVERVCVFLCFIVAATFASADKMTAATVYWDPQHKTVLLKEGVLETAGDAYGYLNDTLSTTGWSTLEIRAGYGLTPETDEITFFLAGYLEGFLTAQQMMDHYTNMFPQLIHDPKIIAPIKNFMAKQDTWTREQVKLNKSSDPLWKHTGFIVAQVDGLQAGVADWAKKKGKKPLSLFDVQFLNAVGDLLDLIPALVPTSNHSLRSFKLPGMGHCSALIKMLPGFENLLFAHSSWYTYAATMRIYKHWDFHISEPHTATGKLSFSSYPGFLVSLDDFYLLGSGLMMTQTTNNVFNASLFDIITPNSLLAWQRVRLAHSLAHTGEEWAKTFSKYNSGTYNNQYMVLDRSKVKLNHSVEDGALTVVEQIPGLVEYSDQTQALRRGYWPSYNVPFHQKIYTLSGYGQMWEEYGDDFSYDLCPRAKIFRRDQGYVKDLDSLKYIMRFNDYKKDPYSKGNPCKSICCRDDLNKMSPSPSGCYDTKVTDFLMAGDFKAEAVNGPTTQDGLPPFIWDKFSNISHQGLPDYYNFTFIRMQPLLFEP from the exons atgcatttacgCAGCATGCTTTTAgtagagagggtgtgtgtgtttctttgttttattgtggcTGCGACCTTCGCCTCTGCTGACA AGATGACAGCAGCCACAGTGTACTGGGACCCCCAACACAAGACCGTCCTGCTGAaagagggggtgctggagacGGCAGGAGATGCATACGGGTATCTGAATGATACCCTGTCCACTACAGGCTGGAGCACCCTAGAGATTCGTGCCGGGTATGGACTGACCCCTGAAACTGATGAGATCACTTTCTTTCTGGCCGGCTACCTCGAAGGTTTCCTCACAGCACA GCAGATGATGGATCACTACACCAACATGTTTCCACAGCTGATCCATGACCCGAAGATCATTGCCCCCATTAAGAATTTCATGGC GAAGCAGGACACGTGGACCAGAGAGCAGGTGAAACTGAACAAGAGCTCTGATcctctgtggaaacacacagGCTTCATTGTGGCCCAGGTGGACGGGCTCCAAGCAGGAGTTGCAGACTGGgccaaaaaaaaggggaaaaag CCGCTGTCCCTGTTCGATGTCCAGTTCCTGAATGCAGTGGGAGACCTGCTGGATCTGATCCCAGCCTTGGTCCCTACCTCCAACCATTCGCTCAGAAGCTTCAAACTTCCAGGAATGGGGCACTGCTCTGCACTGatcaag ATGCTGCCCGGGTTTGAGAACCTCCTGTTTGCCCACTCCAGCTGGTACACGTACGCTGCCACAATGCGGATCTACAAACACTGGGATTTCCACATCAGCGAGCCCCACACAGCCACTGGGAAACTGTCCTTCAGCAGCTACCCTG GTTTCCTCGTGTCTCTGGATGACTTCTACCTTTTGGGTAGTGGGCTGATGATGACCCAGACCACTAATAATGTCTTCAATGCCTCCCTTTTTGATATAATAACCCCCAACAGCCTGCTGGCATGGCAGAGGGTCAGACTGGCTCACAGTTTGGCACATACTGGAGAAGAGTGGGCCAAAACATTCTCAAAGTACAACTCTG GCACATACAACAACCAGTACATGGTGTTGGACAGGAGCAAAGTGAAGCTGAATCACAGTGTTGAGGATGGCGCTCTGACTGTGGTGGAGCAGATCCCGGGGCTGGTGGAGTACTCTGACCAAACACAGGCTCTGCGCAGAG GTTATTGGCCATCCTACAACGTCCCCTTCCACCAGAAGATCTACACTCTGAGTGGTTATGGACAAATGTGGGAGGAGTACGGAGACGACTTCTCCTATGATCTCTGTCCCAGAGCCAAGATCTTTCGTCGCGACCAAGGTTATGTCAAAGACCTGGACTCCTTGAAGTACATCATGAGGTTTAATG ACTACAAGAAGGATCCATACTCCAAGGGTAACCCCTGCAAGTCCATCTGTTGCCGTGATGACCTGAATAAAATGAGTCCTTCACCATCCGGTTGCTATGACACTAAG GTAACAGATTTCCTCATGGCTGGGGACTTCAAGGCGGAGGCAGTGAACGGGCCAACAACGCAGGACGGACTCCCACCATTCATTTGGGATAAATTCAGCAACATCAGCCACCAGGGCCTGCCTGACTACTACAACTTCACCTTCATCAGGATGCAGCCTCTTCTCTTTGAGccatga
- the pick1 gene encoding PRKCA-binding protein: MFTDMDYELEEDKLGIPTVPGTVCLKKDGNNLIGISIGGGAQYCPCLYIVQVFDNTPAALDGTLAAGDEITGVNGKPVKGKTKVEVAKMIQAVQGEATIHYNKLQADPKQGKSLDIVLKKVKHRLVENLSSGTADALGLSRAILCNDGLVKRLEELEKTAELYKGLMEHTKRLLRAFFELSQTHRAFGDVFSVIGVREPQAAASEAFVKFADAHRSIEKYGIQLLKTIKPMLHDLNTYLHKAIPDTKLTIRKYLDVKFEYLSYCLKVKEMDDEEYSSIAMGEPLYRVSTGNYEYRLVLRCRQEARARFAKMRKDVLEKIELLDQKHVQDIVFQLQRFVSGMSHYYDECYAVLKEADVFPIEVDLSRTMINYSSQSLSSYAGDEEEEEEEEEGGVGREEGGSNTGRQAENGAEKLIDDA; encoded by the exons ATGTTCACAGACATGGACTATGAATTGGAGGAGGACAAACT GGGAATACCAACAGTACCTGGTACTGTGTGTCTGAAGAAAGATGGTAATAACCTTATTGGGATCAGCATTGGTGGCGGAGCACAGTACTGTCCTTGTCTCTACATTGTCCAG GTCTTCGATAACACCCCGGCCGCTCTGGATGGGACGCTGGCAGCAGGTGATGAAATCACAGGCGTGAACGGGAAACCAGTGAAGGGAAAGACTAAAGTGGAAGTGGCCAAGATGATTCAAGCTGTCCAG GGAGAAGCAACAATCCACTACAACAAATTGCAGGCGGACCCGAAACAGGGGAAGTCTCTTGATATAG tgctgAAAAAAGTCAAACACCGCCTGGTGGAGAATCTGAGCTCCGGCACAGCAGATGCTCTTGGACTCAGTAGAGCTATTCTATGCAACG ATGGACTGGTCAAAAGGCTGGAAGAGCTGGAGAAAACAGCAGAGCTCTACAAAG GACTGATGGAGCACACAAAGAGGCTTCTCCGAGCTTTCTTTGAGCTCTCTCAGACTCACAGAG cgTTTGGGgatgttttttctgtcatcGGGGTACGAGAGCCCCAGGCTGCAGCCAGCGAGGCTTTCGTGAAGTTTGCTGATGCTCACCGCAGCATTGAGAAATACGGCATTCAACTGCTGAAGACAATCAAACCT ATGCTCCACGATCTGAACACGTACCTTCACAAGGCCATACCAGACACGAAGCTCACCATCCGCAAGTACCTCGACGTGAAGTTTGAATATTTG TCGTACTGCCTGAAGGTGAAGGAAATGGACGATGAAGAATACAGCAGTATT GCCATGGGAGAGCCTCTGTATCGTGTCAGCACCGGGAACTACGAGTACCGCTTGGTGCTGCGGTGTCGACAGGAAGCTCGAGCCCGCTTCGCCAAAATGAGGAAGGACGTTCTGGAGAAGATCGAGCTGCTGGATCAGAAACACG TCCAGGACATTGTGTTCCAGCTGCAGCGCTTCGTCTCCGGCATGTCACATTACTATGACGAGTGCTACGCCGTCCTGAAGGAGGCGGACGTCTTCCCCATCGAAGTGGACCTCTCCCGCACCATGATCAACTACAGCAGCCAGTCGCTCTCCTCCTACGCtggagacgaggaggaagaggaggaggaggaggagggaggagtaggaagagaggaaggaggaagcaACACAGGCAGACAAGCAGAGAACGGTGCTGAGAAACTGATAGATGACGcatag
- the LOC113747022 gene encoding LOW QUALITY PROTEIN: interferon-induced very large GTPase 1 (The sequence of the model RefSeq protein was modified relative to this genomic sequence to represent the inferred CDS: inserted 2 bases in 1 codon; deleted 2 bases in 2 codons; substituted 2 bases at 2 genomic stop codons), whose protein sequence is MWLTFDTFGCQNFNDIDKFDVLKDGXRKALMRHAXDASSLSLIRWNEVSCKPSKSSDQLCNCCGETCQFCAAVLPTLSNHLPDKHNVLFIALMGLKDDLRNTDELVIDFCTTSVASDKCFYPVMIQIKLSFKEYQKAGKEYASWEITPDGSQLTYWKWFVCKFXNAIEKHHKLKFHHSGEIPCEWKNYSKKREAIKCWMK, encoded by the exons ATGTGGCtaacatttgacacatttggtTGTCAAAATTTCAATGACATA GACAAATTTGACGTTCTTAAAGATGGATAGAGAAAGGCCTTGATGCGTCATGCATGAGATGCCAGCAGCCTCTCATTGATAAGATGGAATGAAGTCAGCTGCAAGCCGAGCAAATCCTCAGATCAGCTGTGTAACTGCTGCGGGGAAACCTGTCAattctgtgcagctgttttacCAACACTGTCA AATCACCTTCCTGACAAACACAATGTGCTTTTCATCGCCCTCATGGGATTAAAGGATGACCTTAGAAACACAGATGAACTGGTCATCGATTTCTGCACGACATCAGTTGCAAGTGATAAATGTTTCTACCCCGTCATGATTCAGATAAAACTATCCTTTAAAGAGTATCAAAAAGCTGGAAAGGAGTATGCTTCATGGGAGATTACTCCTGATGGGTCTCAGCTGACATACTGGAAATGGTTTGTATGTAAATT AAACGCAATTGAAAAGCACCATAAATTAAAATTCCATCATAGTGGAGAAATCCCTTGTGAGtggaaaaactacagtaaaaaaCGAGAAGCGATAAAGTgctggatgaaatga